In a genomic window of Rhodovulum sp. P5:
- a CDS encoding DUF1499 domain-containing protein encodes MKILILLAVVLVVATAAGAVYFRRVADDPTVWHVDPLTATKPDSPNAALIRPAGGDGTAPVFAVPPLELAAAIDDFALGEGRTKRIAGTPAELWMTYVQRSALFGFPDYISVRVLPEGEGATYAAFSRSRYGHSDMGVNASRLARWQAALETRLGN; translated from the coding sequence TTGAAGATACTCATTCTGCTGGCCGTGGTCCTTGTGGTCGCAACGGCGGCCGGGGCCGTCTATTTCCGGCGCGTCGCGGATGACCCGACGGTCTGGCATGTCGACCCGTTGACCGCCACAAAGCCCGACAGCCCGAACGCGGCCCTGATCCGCCCCGCGGGTGGCGATGGCACAGCGCCCGTCTTTGCCGTTCCGCCACTGGAGTTGGCCGCGGCCATCGACGACTTCGCCCTTGGCGAAGGGCGGACCAAACGTATCGCCGGTACGCCTGCCGAACTCTGGATGACCTATGTCCAGCGCTCCGCCCTGTTCGGGTTTCCCGATTATATCTCTGTCCGCGTTCTGCCAGAGGGTGAGGGGGCGACCTATGCCGCATTTTCCCGCTCTCGCTATGGCCATTCCGACATGGGGGTTAACGCAAGCCGGTTGGCGCGGTGGCAGGCCGCGCTAGAGACGCGTCTTGGAAACTGA
- a CDS encoding Fur family transcriptional regulator, which translates to MSDTIISRCEAKGLRMTEQRRVIAGVLQDSDDHPDVEELYTRASTVDPKISIATVYRTVKLFEEAGILEKHEFGDGRARYEDAERAHHDHLIDLNSGEVIEFCDPEIEELQDRIARKLGYRLKGHRLELYGVPLKKG; encoded by the coding sequence ATGTCCGACACCATCATTTCCCGCTGCGAGGCGAAAGGCCTGCGCATGACCGAGCAACGGCGCGTCATAGCCGGGGTCTTGCAGGACAGCGACGACCACCCGGATGTCGAAGAACTTTACACGCGCGCCAGCACTGTCGACCCCAAGATCTCCATCGCCACGGTCTATCGAACCGTCAAGCTGTTCGAGGAGGCCGGCATCCTTGAAAAGCATGAATTCGGCGATGGCCGCGCGCGATATGAGGATGCGGAACGCGCCCATCACGACCACCTGATCGACCTGAATTCCGGCGAAGTGATCGAATTCTGCGACCCCGAGATCGAGGAACTGCAGGACAGGATTGCCCGAAAGCTGGGCTATCGGTTGAAGGGCCACCGGTTGGAACTCTACGGCGTACCGCTGAAAAAGGGGTAA
- a CDS encoding Fe(3+) ABC transporter substrate-binding protein, giving the protein MTLRTALAAATATLLLAPAVSADVNIYSYRQPDLIKPVLEAFTDETGIRTNVAFLNKGMVERLQAEGRRSPADIVLTTDISRLAELVAAGVTQPVDSGILTANIPAAFRAPDNQWFGVTTRARIVYAAKDRVDPAEITTYESLADPKWQGRICTRSGTHSYTLALVAAMIHHHGEEATKTWLEGLKSNLARRPQGNDRAQVKAIWAGECDISLGNTYYMGQMQADPEQQAWANAVNVLFPVFENGGTHVNVSGVAMTAAAPNRADALTFMEFLASEKAQEIYASEVFEYPVAPGTEPSELVASWGSFTADDVNLMDLAGLRGAALRLVEEVDFDG; this is encoded by the coding sequence ATGACATTGCGCACTGCGCTGGCGGCTGCGACCGCGACCCTCTTGCTTGCCCCTGCCGTATCGGCTGACGTCAACATCTATTCGTACCGCCAGCCCGACCTGATCAAACCGGTGCTGGAGGCCTTCACCGACGAAACCGGTATCCGCACGAATGTCGCCTTCCTGAACAAGGGCATGGTCGAGCGGCTGCAGGCCGAGGGCAGGCGCAGCCCCGCCGACATCGTGCTGACCACCGATATCTCGCGCCTTGCCGAACTCGTGGCGGCGGGCGTGACGCAGCCGGTGGACAGCGGTATCCTGACCGCAAACATCCCCGCCGCGTTCCGTGCGCCGGACAATCAGTGGTTCGGCGTGACCACGCGAGCGCGGATCGTCTATGCCGCGAAGGACCGCGTCGATCCGGCCGAGATCACCACCTATGAAAGCCTGGCCGACCCGAAATGGCAGGGTCGCATCTGCACGCGGTCGGGCACGCACAGCTATACGCTGGCCCTGGTCGCGGCGATGATCCATCACCACGGGGAAGAAGCGACGAAGACCTGGCTGGAGGGGCTGAAATCCAACCTCGCCCGGCGTCCGCAAGGCAATGACCGTGCGCAGGTCAAGGCGATCTGGGCCGGGGAATGCGACATCTCGCTGGGCAATACCTATTACATGGGCCAGATGCAGGCCGATCCGGAGCAGCAGGCCTGGGCCAACGCGGTCAATGTACTGTTCCCCGTGTTCGAAAATGGCGGCACCCATGTCAACGTCTCGGGCGTGGCGATGACGGCCGCGGCGCCGAACCGCGCGGATGCGTTGACGTTCATGGAATTCCTTGCCTCTGAGAAGGCACAGGAAATCTATGCCTCCGAGGTCTTTGAGTACCCCGTCGCCCCCGGCACAGAGCCGTCGGAACTGGTGGCCAGCTGGGGCAGTTTCACCGCGGACGATGTGAACCTTATGGATTTGGCCGGGCTGCGCGGCGCCGCCCTGCGGCTGGTGGAAGAGGTCGACTTCGACGGCTGA
- a CDS encoding sodium:proton antiporter has protein sequence MHVLQIASFLIVLAAVFGSVNYFFLKLPQPIGILIVALLASVAAMVIDMLVPGLQIADTLRGMIGEIDFSDALLEGMLGLLLFAGALHVKIEDLRSEALPVLLMATMGVALSVAVVGVGFSWLTGMPLLVALVFGAIVSPTDPVAVLGVLREANLRRSLETKIAGESLFNDGVAYVVFLILVGLAFTGDAHGDHGEGGAAIGAILLFVQEAFGGAALGGLLGWLTFRVMRQIDDYSLEVLITLALAFGGYELAVWLHVSAPIMAVVAGLMIGDVGMKYGMSEETRNYVDAFWKLIDEILNAVLFLLIGVEVFAVAFDMDTLQAGGIAVGLALLARFVAVLIPILILRPFHGSGKGTVPIMTWGGLKGGISVALALSLPDSEWKPMILTATYVIVVFSIVIQGLTIAPLARRIGREPELL, from the coding sequence ATGCACGTCCTTCAAATCGCTTCGTTTCTGATCGTCCTCGCCGCCGTGTTCGGGAGCGTGAATTACTTCTTCCTCAAGCTGCCGCAGCCCATAGGCATCCTGATCGTGGCGCTTCTGGCCTCGGTCGCGGCGATGGTGATCGACATGCTGGTGCCCGGGCTGCAGATTGCCGACACGCTGCGCGGCATGATCGGTGAGATCGACTTTTCCGACGCGCTGCTGGAAGGGATGCTGGGCCTTTTGCTGTTCGCAGGCGCCCTGCATGTCAAGATCGAGGACTTGCGGAGCGAAGCGTTGCCTGTCCTGCTAATGGCGACCATGGGCGTGGCACTTTCGGTCGCGGTCGTGGGCGTCGGCTTTTCTTGGCTGACCGGTATGCCGCTGCTTGTGGCGCTGGTCTTCGGGGCCATCGTGTCGCCCACCGATCCCGTGGCCGTTCTGGGGGTGTTGAGAGAGGCCAATCTGCGCCGGTCGCTGGAAACCAAGATCGCCGGCGAAAGCCTATTCAACGACGGCGTGGCCTATGTCGTTTTCCTGATCCTCGTCGGGCTGGCCTTTACGGGCGACGCCCATGGCGACCACGGGGAGGGCGGCGCGGCCATCGGCGCGATCCTGCTGTTCGTGCAGGAAGCCTTTGGCGGGGCGGCGCTAGGCGGGCTGCTGGGTTGGCTGACCTTCCGGGTGATGCGGCAGATCGACGACTATTCGCTGGAGGTGCTGATCACGCTGGCGCTGGCCTTCGGCGGGTATGAACTGGCGGTCTGGCTGCATGTCTCCGCACCGATCATGGCCGTCGTGGCCGGGCTCATGATCGGCGATGTGGGCATGAAATACGGTATGTCCGAAGAGACCCGGAATTACGTCGACGCCTTCTGGAAACTGATCGACGAGATCCTGAACGCGGTGCTGTTCCTGCTGATCGGGGTGGAGGTCTTCGCGGTGGCCTTCGACATGGACACGCTGCAAGCAGGCGGCATTGCCGTCGGTCTGGCGCTGCTGGCACGCTTCGTCGCGGTTCTGATCCCCATCCTGATCCTGCGGCCCTTCCATGGCAGCGGCAAGGGCACCGTTCCAATCATGACATGGGGCGGGCTGAAAGGCGGCATCTCGGTCGCACTGGCGCTCAGCCTGCCGGACAGCGAGTGGAAGCCGATGATCCTGACCGCGACCTATGTCATCGTGGTGTTCTCGATCGTCATTCAGGGGCTGACCATCGCGCCCCTTGCCCGACGCATCGGGCGCGAACCGGAACTCTTGTGA
- a CDS encoding DMT family transporter encodes MENLRGIALMVVSMALFALEDMFVKRLAADLPIGQILALLGAGGAVVFAAMALARGQRLWSGALLTRPVLLRNAGEVIGTLGFVTAIALTPLTSASAILQATPLAVTLGAALFMGAQVGWRRWTAICVGLFGVLLIVRPGLEGFRPASLFAVMGVAGLALRDLATRATPRNVSSLQLSTYGFAMLVPTGIVLMLVGEGPTGIDVANVGRLGAALVMGVAGYYAIVEAMRVGEVAVVTPFRYTRLIFALLVGMLAFGERPDALTLTGAAVIIASGLYTLWRERALSLGRTRR; translated from the coding sequence ATGGAAAACCTGCGCGGCATCGCGCTGATGGTCGTCTCGATGGCGCTGTTCGCCCTTGAGGATATGTTCGTCAAACGTCTGGCCGCCGACCTGCCGATCGGGCAGATCCTCGCGCTGCTTGGTGCGGGCGGCGCGGTGGTCTTTGCCGCGATGGCCCTGGCGCGCGGGCAAAGACTGTGGTCCGGTGCCTTGCTGACGCGGCCGGTTCTGTTGCGGAATGCCGGCGAGGTCATCGGCACGCTGGGATTCGTGACGGCCATTGCATTGACGCCGCTGACCTCGGCCTCGGCCATTCTACAGGCGACGCCGCTGGCCGTAACGCTGGGCGCGGCGCTTTTCATGGGGGCGCAGGTGGGCTGGCGCCGGTGGACGGCGATTTGCGTGGGGCTGTTCGGCGTGCTGCTGATCGTGCGACCGGGGCTGGAGGGGTTTCGCCCGGCCTCGCTGTTCGCGGTGATGGGCGTGGCGGGGTTGGCGCTGCGCGACCTTGCGACGCGGGCAACCCCGCGCAATGTCTCCTCGCTCCAACTGTCCACCTACGGTTTTGCGATGCTGGTGCCTACGGGGATCGTTCTGATGTTGGTCGGGGAAGGCCCGACCGGCATAGACGTTGCAAATGTCGGGCGCCTGGGGGCCGCGCTCGTCATGGGCGTTGCGGGCTATTACGCCATTGTCGAGGCGATGCGGGTGGGAGAGGTCGCCGTCGTCACCCCGTTTCGCTATACCCGGCTGATCTTTGCCCTGCTTGTCGGGATGCTGGCCTTCGGGGAACGCCCCGATGCCCTGACCCTGACCGGGGCCGCCGTCATCATCGCCTCGGGCCTTTACACGCTGTGGCGGGAACGCGCCCTTTCCTTGGGGCGCACCCGGCGCTAG
- the prfA gene encoding peptide chain release factor 1 yields MVPLDKLHQITQRFEFLEAKLSTGAAEDFAQVSREYAELKPVAEQIAAYRQLLDDIAEAEAMLDDPEMRALAEEELPALKTRQPELEQALRVALLPRDAADARPAIMEIRPGTGGEEAALFAGDLLRMYQRYAEAKGWKFTILEESETELGGVKEVVANIQGEGVFARLKYESGVHRVQRVPETESGGRIHTSAATVAVLPEAEEVDIDIPANDIRIDTMRASGAGGQHVNTTDSAVRITHIPTGIVVTSSEKSQHQNRAIAMSVLRARLYDMERQRAAEERAADRKAQVGSGDRSERIRTYNFPQGRMTDHRINLTLYRLDQVMQGDLDEVIDALIADHQATLLAEMET; encoded by the coding sequence ATGGTTCCTCTCGACAAACTTCACCAGATTACCCAGCGCTTCGAATTCCTGGAGGCCAAGCTGTCCACCGGCGCGGCGGAGGATTTCGCGCAGGTCAGTCGCGAATACGCGGAGCTGAAACCGGTCGCGGAACAGATCGCCGCCTATCGGCAGTTGCTGGACGATATCGCCGAGGCAGAGGCGATGCTGGACGACCCCGAGATGCGCGCGCTGGCCGAAGAGGAACTGCCCGCGCTGAAGACCCGCCAGCCGGAACTTGAACAGGCGCTGCGCGTGGCCCTGCTGCCGCGGGATGCCGCCGATGCGCGCCCGGCGATCATGGAGATCCGCCCGGGCACCGGCGGCGAGGAAGCAGCGCTTTTCGCGGGCGACCTGCTGAGAATGTACCAGCGCTATGCCGAGGCGAAGGGCTGGAAGTTCACCATTCTGGAGGAATCCGAGACAGAGCTTGGCGGGGTCAAGGAAGTCGTCGCGAACATCCAGGGGGAGGGCGTCTTCGCACGGCTGAAATACGAATCCGGTGTGCACCGGGTTCAGCGTGTGCCTGAAACGGAATCGGGCGGACGCATCCATACCTCTGCCGCCACGGTGGCCGTACTGCCCGAGGCGGAAGAGGTCGATATCGACATTCCGGCCAACGATATCCGGATCGACACCATGCGCGCCTCGGGCGCCGGGGGGCAGCACGTCAACACCACCGATTCCGCGGTGCGGATCACCCATATCCCGACCGGTATCGTGGTCACCTCCTCGGAGAAATCCCAGCACCAGAACAGGGCCATTGCGATGTCGGTCCTGCGGGCGCGGCTTTACGACATGGAGCGCCAGCGCGCCGCCGAGGAACGCGCAGCCGACCGCAAGGCGCAGGTTGGGTCCGGCGACCGGTCCGAACGGATCCGGACCTATAACTTCCCGCAAGGGAGGATGACCGATCACCGCATCAACCTGACGCTCTACCGGCTGGATCAGGTGATGCAGGGCGATCTGGACGAGGTCATCGATGCCCTGATCGCCGATCATCAGGCCACGCTTCTGGCCGAGATGGAGACATGA
- the mazG gene encoding nucleoside triphosphate pyrophosphohydrolase gives MSHSDSDALVHDPDGGLPRLLEIMRRLRDPDTGCPWDIEQDFASIAPYTIEEAYEVADAIARQAWDELEAELGDLLLQSVYHTQMGAEAELFTFESVANRIADKMVARHPHVFGDESRDKSAEQQTRDWETIKAKERADKKAKGVLDDVALALPALLRAVKLQKRAARVGFDWPEVAQVVDKIAEEAHELAEARDTMTEAEVFEEYGDLLFAVSNLGRHLGVEPEEALRATNAKFTRRFGAVEAKLAEMGKRPEDSDLAEMDALWNAVKAEEKAG, from the coding sequence ATGTCCCACTCCGATTCCGATGCACTCGTCCACGATCCCGACGGCGGTTTGCCGCGCCTTCTGGAAATCATGCGCCGCCTGCGCGACCCCGACACGGGCTGCCCCTGGGATATCGAGCAGGACTTCGCCTCGATCGCGCCCTACACCATCGAAGAAGCCTATGAGGTGGCAGACGCCATCGCGCGGCAAGCATGGGATGAATTGGAGGCTGAACTGGGCGATCTGCTGCTGCAGTCGGTCTATCACACCCAGATGGGGGCGGAGGCGGAACTCTTCACGTTCGAGTCCGTCGCGAACCGGATCGCGGACAAGATGGTCGCCCGCCATCCCCACGTCTTCGGCGACGAAAGCCGGGATAAATCCGCGGAGCAGCAGACCCGCGACTGGGAAACCATCAAGGCCAAGGAACGCGCCGACAAAAAGGCCAAGGGAGTGCTTGACGACGTGGCCCTTGCCCTGCCCGCACTGCTGCGCGCGGTAAAACTGCAGAAGCGCGCGGCGCGGGTGGGGTTCGACTGGCCCGAAGTAGCACAGGTGGTCGACAAGATCGCCGAAGAGGCCCACGAACTGGCAGAGGCGCGCGACACCATGACCGAGGCCGAGGTGTTCGAGGAATACGGCGATCTTCTGTTTGCCGTGTCCAATCTGGGCCGTCACCTCGGGGTCGAGCCAGAGGAAGCCCTGCGCGCGACCAATGCAAAATTTACCCGCCGCTTTGGCGCGGTCGAGGCAAAACTGGCCGAGATGGGAAAACGGCCGGAGGATTCGGATCTGGCGGAAATGGACGCGCTCTGGAACGCGGTGAAGGCAGAGGAAAAGGCGGGCTAG
- a CDS encoding YdiU family protein translates to MTLDIPFDNSYARLPDRFYARQSPAPVRAPALIQLNDRLAEELGLDPSALRSGTGIAMLAGNHVPEHAAPLAQAYAGHQFGGFVPQLGDGRAILLGEIIAQDGQRRDIQLKGAGRTPFSRMGDGRAWLGPVLREYIVSEAMHALGIPTTRALAAVTTGEDVYRQSRLPGAVLTRVAASHIRVGTFQYFAVRNDTKALEDLTAHVIARHYPEAQGALDLLRAVITAQARLVAQWMGVGFIHGVMNTDNMSVAGETIDYGPCAFMDGYHPDTVFSSIDAHGRYAFARQADIAAWNLAQLASCLLPLIDEDQDRAIGRATEALHAFPEIFKAAWLDVFRPKIGLTTREDGDAELIHRLLDMMAARRADFTNTFRGLADGTVQDALTGVAAFDDWSAAWQARLQREPNAPEDSSALMRSANPAVIPRNHRIEEAIEAGLTGDFGPFRRLLDILQTPFDDPAPQLAYRDPPAPGQEVMQTFCGT, encoded by the coding sequence ATGACACTCGATATCCCTTTCGACAATTCCTACGCACGTCTGCCGGACCGCTTCTACGCCCGGCAGTCCCCTGCCCCGGTCCGCGCGCCAGCGCTGATCCAGTTGAACGATCGCCTTGCCGAGGAGCTTGGCCTCGATCCGTCCGCCTTACGCTCCGGCACCGGCATCGCGATGCTGGCGGGCAACCATGTGCCAGAGCACGCCGCACCCCTGGCCCAGGCCTATGCCGGCCATCAGTTCGGGGGGTTCGTTCCGCAACTGGGCGACGGGCGGGCGATCCTGCTGGGCGAAATCATCGCGCAGGATGGCCAACGGCGCGACATTCAGTTGAAAGGCGCCGGCCGCACCCCGTTCTCCCGGATGGGCGACGGGCGGGCATGGCTGGGGCCTGTCCTGCGCGAATACATCGTGTCCGAGGCGATGCATGCCCTTGGCATTCCCACAACGCGGGCACTGGCCGCCGTGACAACGGGCGAAGATGTCTATCGCCAAAGCCGCCTGCCGGGGGCGGTGCTGACGCGGGTGGCCGCCAGCCATATCCGCGTGGGGACCTTCCAGTATTTCGCCGTGCGCAATGACACAAAGGCATTGGAAGACCTGACAGCCCATGTCATCGCGCGCCACTACCCCGAGGCGCAAGGCGCGCTTGACCTGCTGCGGGCGGTGATCACGGCACAAGCCCGGCTGGTGGCGCAATGGATGGGCGTGGGATTCATCCACGGCGTGATGAACACCGACAACATGAGCGTCGCGGGGGAGACCATCGACTATGGCCCTTGCGCCTTCATGGACGGATATCACCCCGACACGGTCTTCAGTTCCATCGACGCGCACGGCCGCTATGCCTTTGCCCGGCAGGCTGACATCGCGGCCTGGAACCTTGCGCAACTGGCAAGCTGCCTGTTGCCATTGATCGACGAGGACCAGGATCGCGCCATCGGACGGGCGACCGAGGCGCTGCACGCCTTCCCCGAGATCTTCAAGGCCGCATGGCTGGATGTCTTCCGCCCAAAGATTGGCCTGACCACTAGGGAAGATGGCGATGCGGAGCTGATCCACCGCTTGCTGGACATGATGGCGGCAAGGCGGGCGGACTTCACGAATACCTTCCGAGGCCTTGCGGACGGAACAGTGCAGGATGCCCTGACAGGCGTCGCGGCTTTCGACGATTGGTCCGCCGCTTGGCAGGCGCGTCTTCAGCGCGAACCGAATGCCCCCGAAGACAGTTCCGCCCTGATGCGCAGCGCCAATCCCGCGGTGATCCCTCGCAATCACCGCATAGAAGAGGCGATCGAGGCCGGTCTGACCGGTGACTTCGGGCCTTTCCGGAGATTGCTGGACATCTTGCAGACACCATTCGATGACCCCGCCCCCCAATTGGCCTATCGGGATCCGCCCGCCCCGGGGCAAGAGGTGATGCAGACATTCTGCGGCACCTGA
- a CDS encoding nucleoside hydrolase, translating into MPRKIIIDTDPGQDDAVAILLALTSPDELEVLGITAVAGNVPIALTQKNARMVCELAGRPDMRVFAGCDRPLSRDLITAEHVHGKTGLDGPVLADPQMPLQDRHAVEFIVETLRQEAPGTVTLCPLGPLTNIATAFQMAPEVVPKVAEIVLMGGAYFEVGNITPASEFNIHVDPEAADIVFRSGVPLTMMPLDVTHKALVTRPRNEAFRKLGNRVGQAVAEMTDFFERFDKAKYGSEGAPLHDPCVTAYLLRPDLFTGRHINVEIETEGRFTTGMTVADWWGVSGRAPNATFMGDVDADGFFTLLTERLGRL; encoded by the coding sequence ATGCCCCGCAAGATCATCATCGACACCGACCCCGGTCAGGACGACGCCGTCGCGATCCTGTTGGCGTTGACCAGCCCTGATGAGCTGGAGGTGCTGGGCATCACCGCGGTGGCGGGCAACGTCCCCATTGCCCTGACCCAGAAAAACGCGCGGATGGTGTGCGAACTGGCGGGCCGGCCCGACATGCGCGTCTTTGCTGGCTGCGACCGGCCCTTGTCACGCGATCTGATCACGGCGGAACATGTGCATGGCAAGACCGGGCTTGACGGGCCCGTGCTGGCAGACCCGCAAATGCCCTTGCAGGATCGCCACGCGGTGGAGTTCATCGTCGAAACGCTCAGGCAGGAAGCCCCCGGCACCGTGACGCTCTGCCCCCTCGGGCCGCTGACCAATATCGCAACCGCCTTTCAGATGGCGCCGGAGGTCGTGCCAAAGGTGGCGGAAATCGTTCTGATGGGTGGCGCCTATTTCGAGGTCGGCAACATCACGCCCGCGTCCGAATTCAACATCCATGTCGACCCCGAAGCCGCGGATATCGTCTTCCGCTCGGGTGTACCGCTGACGATGATGCCGCTGGACGTGACGCACAAGGCGCTGGTGACGCGGCCGCGGAATGAGGCGTTTCGGAAACTTGGAAACCGCGTCGGGCAGGCCGTGGCCGAGATGACCGATTTCTTCGAACGGTTCGACAAGGCGAAATACGGTTCCGAAGGCGCGCCGCTGCATGACCCCTGCGTCACCGCCTATCTTCTGCGGCCCGATCTCTTCACCGGCCGCCACATCAATGTGGAGATCGAAACCGAGGGCCGCTTTACCACCGGCATGACGGTCGCCGACTGGTGGGGGGTGTCCGGGCGCGCGCCGAATGCCACCTTCATGGGCGATGTGGATGCCGACGGTTTCTTCACCCTGCTGACAGAGCGTCTTGGCCGGCTGTGA
- a CDS encoding zinc transporter ZntB, translated as MHVRHLSPIAAFDIHPGGNARTFSDPWPSPRPPKEALWRWMHLDLADPGLAEWTLTHLPPVPAGALVQPETRPRCTPTDGGLIVNLRGVNLNPGADAEDMVSLRLWVTSALVVSVRMQKVFAIDDLRQAAEAGEAPPNPGAFLAALAEGLTDRLEAVSLAMDDEADTLEEAILEQDDHDAGGRLGALRRKVIRLRRFAGPQREALARLSEAPAKLIDPDALVLLGESANRATRTVEEIDSVSARLQTLHDHLEAARGNIMARNGYVLSVVAAIFLPLGFLTGLFGVNVAGMPGTQWPWAFAALSLVNLVFAIALLAIFRALKWL; from the coding sequence ATGCACGTGCGCCATCTGTCCCCCATCGCCGCCTTCGACATCCACCCCGGCGGCAACGCCCGCACGTTCAGCGACCCGTGGCCCTCGCCCCGTCCCCCGAAGGAGGCGCTGTGGCGCTGGATGCATCTCGACCTTGCCGATCCCGGTCTGGCGGAATGGACGCTGACCCACCTGCCCCCGGTGCCCGCCGGGGCCCTTGTACAGCCTGAAACCCGCCCGCGCTGCACCCCCACCGACGGGGGACTTATCGTCAACCTGCGGGGCGTGAACCTGAACCCCGGCGCCGATGCCGAGGACATGGTATCCCTACGGCTATGGGTGACATCGGCGCTGGTCGTCAGCGTGCGGATGCAAAAGGTCTTCGCCATCGACGACCTGCGGCAAGCCGCCGAGGCTGGCGAGGCGCCCCCCAACCCGGGCGCATTCCTGGCGGCACTGGCCGAAGGACTGACCGACCGGCTGGAAGCGGTGTCCCTTGCCATGGATGACGAGGCCGACACGCTGGAGGAGGCGATCCTTGAACAGGATGACCATGACGCCGGCGGCCGGCTCGGCGCGCTGCGGCGCAAGGTGATCCGCCTGCGCCGTTTCGCCGGCCCGCAGCGCGAGGCCCTAGCCCGCCTGTCAGAGGCGCCCGCCAAGTTGATCGACCCCGACGCACTCGTCCTGCTGGGAGAAAGCGCCAACCGCGCCACCCGCACGGTCGAGGAAATCGATTCGGTTTCGGCCCGCCTGCAGACGCTGCACGACCATCTTGAAGCGGCCCGCGGCAATATCATGGCCCGAAACGGCTATGTCCTGTCCGTTGTCGCCGCGATCTTCCTGCCACTGGGGTTCCTGACCGGGCTCTTTGGCGTCAATGTCGCGGGCATGCCGGGCACCCAGTGGCCATGGGCCTTCGCCGCCTTGTCCCTTGTCAATCTTGTCTTCGCAATCGCGCTGCTGGCCATCTTCCGCGCCTTGAAATGGCTTTGA
- the speB gene encoding agmatinase: MALEDAKAEVDTAITRKGRRGMAYENAFGGVTSFMRRMLTKDLTGVDLAVTGVPFDQAVTNRPGTRLGPRAIREASTLQAFDAPFGWGFNPFESFDIVDYGDLAFDYASVAEFPAVLQAHIAGILEAGAGCIALGGDHSISLPILRAHAARHGPLALVQFDAHTDTWADDDPTRIDHGTMFRKAVNEGLIDAARSVQVGIRTDNPDTMGIMILDAPFVHDHGAKAAVARIREIVGDAKVYLSFDIDALDPAFAPGTGTPVWGGLTSAQAAAMLRGLAGIDLVGGDVVEVSPPFDPAGITAIAGAHVAVELICLWGWARREERGEDR; this comes from the coding sequence ATGGCGCTGGAAGACGCGAAGGCAGAGGTCGACACGGCGATCACCCGCAAGGGGCGCCGTGGCATGGCCTATGAGAATGCATTCGGTGGCGTGACCTCCTTCATGCGGCGGATGCTGACCAAGGACCTGACGGGCGTTGATCTGGCCGTCACCGGCGTGCCGTTCGACCAGGCCGTGACGAACCGCCCCGGCACGCGGCTTGGCCCCCGCGCGATCCGGGAGGCCAGCACGCTCCAGGCCTTCGATGCGCCCTTTGGCTGGGGCTTCAATCCGTTCGAGAGCTTCGACATCGTGGATTATGGCGATCTGGCTTTCGATTACGCTTCGGTGGCAGAGTTCCCCGCCGTGTTGCAGGCCCATATTGCCGGCATACTGGAGGCCGGGGCAGGATGTATCGCGCTGGGCGGCGACCATTCCATTTCCCTGCCGATCCTGCGCGCCCACGCTGCCCGGCACGGGCCGCTGGCGCTGGTGCAGTTCGATGCCCATACCGACACATGGGCCGATGATGATCCGACACGGATCGATCATGGGACGATGTTCCGAAAGGCGGTGAACGAGGGGCTGATCGATGCGGCACGCTCGGTGCAGGTGGGCATTCGCACCGACAACCCGGACACGATGGGGATCATGATCCTCGATGCACCCTTCGTCCATGACCACGGCGCCAAGGCGGCGGTGGCGCGTATTCGAGAGATCGTCGGTGACGCGAAGGTTTATCTCAGCTTCGATATCGACGCGCTGGACCCGGCCTTTGCCCCCGGAACCGGCACACCGGTCTGGGGTGGGCTGACCAGCGCGCAGGCCGCGGCAATGTTGCGCGGGCTGGCCGGGATCGATCTGGTTGGGGGCGACGTGGTGGAGGTCTCGCCCCCCTTCGATCCGGCGGGGATCACGGCCATCGCCGGGGCCCATGTGGCGGTCGAGTTGATCTGCCTCTGGGGCTGGGCGCGGCGCGAGGAAAGGGGAGAGGACCGTTGA